A genomic segment from Gracilimonas sediminicola encodes:
- a CDS encoding DUF3179 domain-containing protein, translating to MLRQLFPIIFVFGVFFGACNQVSTDSESNTETPDDPDSEWLIPSDEIVDGGPGKDGIPSVDDPQFAPVSEINYIQDDRLVIGLKVGNEVRAYPHQILDWHEIINDEIGDTYFSVIYCPLTGTGIVLDRVIEDEVTEFGVSGLLFRNNLIAYDRKTDTHYSQMQLRGVKGPLKGETLDSSFSTVQTTWKTWKAMYPESKVVTKETGFGRFYNGYAYGESYLTDEDYILFPVKHENDRLPGKTVVHAFLPEDVTGNPGDELDVRVFAKNEMSEEISVLNEDYAGNHIVAAGSQTHGFVVSFRRELSDGTIPDFESIQDELPVIMTDAEGNKWNIFGEAISGPREGETLTPTKSYDGYWFAIADMFPNACVYPSTGCKGYVDR from the coding sequence ATGCTCAGACAGCTATTCCCTATAATTTTTGTATTTGGAGTATTTTTCGGTGCTTGCAATCAGGTCAGTACGGATTCTGAATCCAACACTGAAACCCCGGATGATCCCGATTCGGAATGGCTCATCCCCTCCGATGAAATAGTTGATGGCGGCCCGGGAAAAGATGGAATCCCCTCCGTTGATGACCCTCAGTTTGCACCCGTAAGTGAGATCAATTACATACAAGACGATCGGTTAGTGATAGGATTAAAAGTGGGCAATGAAGTCAGAGCTTATCCTCACCAGATTTTAGACTGGCATGAAATTATTAATGATGAAATCGGAGACACCTACTTCTCCGTTATCTATTGTCCCCTTACGGGAACCGGGATCGTACTGGATCGGGTGATTGAAGATGAGGTTACAGAGTTTGGCGTTTCAGGGTTATTGTTCAGAAACAATCTAATTGCCTACGACCGCAAAACAGATACGCACTATTCTCAAATGCAGCTCCGGGGAGTAAAAGGTCCACTGAAAGGAGAAACTCTGGATTCTTCTTTTTCTACTGTCCAAACTACTTGGAAGACCTGGAAAGCCATGTATCCGGAATCAAAAGTAGTTACCAAAGAAACCGGATTTGGAAGATTCTATAACGGCTATGCCTATGGAGAAAGTTATTTAACCGATGAAGACTATATCCTCTTCCCTGTAAAGCATGAAAACGACCGACTGCCCGGAAAAACGGTGGTTCATGCCTTTCTGCCTGAAGATGTAACCGGCAACCCCGGTGATGAACTGGATGTGAGGGTTTTTGCGAAGAATGAAATGTCGGAAGAGATCAGTGTCTTAAATGAAGACTACGCCGGTAATCATATTGTGGCTGCCGGGAGTCAAACTCACGGATTTGTGGTCAGCTTCAGGAGAGAATTATCTGACGGAACCATCCCCGATTTTGAGTCTATACAAGATGAACTACCTGTTATTATGACTGACGCAGAAGGTAATAAATGGAATATTTTTGGTGAGGCGATAAGCGGCCCCAGAGAAGGCGAAACCTTAACCCCAACCAAGTCTTACGATGGATATTGGTTCGCCATAGCTGATATGTTTCCCAATGCATGTGTGTACCCAAGTACCGGTTGTAAGGGGTATGTGGATAGATGA